TCTCGCCCCCGGTCAGCGCGTCGTACTCGAACTGCTGCTCGTTGACGCCGGTGGTCCCCGAGTAGGTCACCTGGAACGGGATGGGAGCCCCCACACCGCCACCGATGGTGCCCTTCTTGGTCGTGATCAGCACCACGCCGTTGGACGCGTCGGTGCCGTAGAGGGCCGCCGCGGCGGGCCCCTTCAGCACGTCGATGGTCGCGATGTCGTCCGGCGACAGGCTGGACAGCGCGCCGATGCCCTGACCGCCCGCGCCGAAACCAGCGTACTCCGCGTTGTCGATGCGGATGCCGTCGACGTAGATCAGCGGCTGGCCGTCTCCGTTGAGGCCGCCGCCGCCGCGCACGTTGAAGCGGATGCCGCCGCCCACGTTGCCGGAGGACGGCTGGACGCTCACCCCGGCCACCTTCCCGTTGAGGAGCTGGTTCACGTCGCCGTACTGCTGCACGTCCGCGAGCGCGGCGGCGTCGATCCGGCTGACGGAGACCTCGGACCGCGAGCGCGACCGGGACGAGAGCGCTCCCGTCACCACGACCTCTTCGAGACCCGCGAGGTCGGGGTCGAGCGTGAAGGACTGGGTCAGCGTCTGACCGGCCTGCAGGGTGAGGGTGGCTTCCTGCGGCTCGTACCCTGTGTAGGAGACGCGGAACGTGTAGGTGCCCGCCGGGACTTCCAGGCGGTACGCCCCGTTGAGATCGGTGGCCGCGCCGCGACCGGCGTCGACGGCGAGGAGGGCCGCCCCAATGAGCGGCTCGCCGGTATCGGAGGCGAGGACCGTGCCTGTGAGGGTCGCATCCTGAGCGGAGGCGGAGGCGGAGAACAGCAGCGCCACGGCGAGCGCCAGCAGTCCGCCGAGGGCGCCCGGCTGGACGCGTGAACGGAGATGAGTCATGAGATGATGGGGTGTGTGTCTTCCGACGAAACGCATGGCAGCAAACCCGGAGTCGACGCGGCGACTCCACTGCCTATCTGCCCACTCCTCCCGTCCGGAGGAGCTACTGTTGCGACGAGCAACAGGGTATTGCCCTGCCTACCTGAAGAGCCTAAGGGTCTCCCCGAGGCGGTCGAATCCCGTGGTCGGACGGTCGCTCGCCCGGTGCGAACGGTCAGAGGTCGCCGCTGAACGGACTGCCCGCCTCGGCAGGGTCCCAGAGACACGAAACCAGCTCAACTCGGTCGGAATCAACGAATTGAACGCCCTCCGCCCGCAGCCGCTCCTCCATCAGCGACGGCGTGGCGAAGTGGCGCCGCCCGCTCAACCGCCCCTCCCGGTTGACGACACGGTGGCACGGCAGAGCCATCGGATCGGCCCCGGCGGCGGCCTTCAGCGCCCACCCCACACCCCGCGACGCGCGGGCGGCTCCGAGCGCTCGCGCGATGTGCCCGTACGTGGTCACGCGACCCACCGGAATCTGGGCCACCACGGCATACACACGGTCGTAAAAGGTGGGCTCGGCAGGCATGGTCGGCAGCATGAACCACTGGAGCATACGGCCAGGCCGTGCTGCGGTGAGGGGGGCGGCCTCGGTATCCTGATGGCCCCAGTCCCCCGGCTCCGTGTCCCTCGTCTCCCCCGCTCCCGACGGCCCCCTCGACGCACCCGAGCGCGCCCGCCGCGAGGCCGCCTTTCGCGACGCCCTCGCCGACCGGCTCCCCGGCCTCGACCCGTCCCGGGTCCGCGCCGAGGTGCCGCTGGCGCCGTTCACCACGTTCAAGGTCGGCGGCCCGGCGGAGGTCTTCTTCGAGGCCCACTCGGCCGACGAACTGGCCGGGGCCGTGGGCGCCGCGCGGGAGGTGGGCGTGCCGTTCTTCCTGCTCGGGCTGGGGGCCAACATCCTGGTGGGCGACGGCGGCTTCCCGGGCGTGGTCATCCGCAACCGGGCGGACCACCTCGACCTGGACGCCGAGACCGGGCGGGTCTGGGCGGAGAGCGGTGCCATCGTCTGGCCGGGCCTCATCGAGGCGACGCTGGCGGCCGGGCTGAGCGGCGTCGAGCACTACGCGGGCATCCCCTCCACGGTCGGCGGGGCGCTCTGGCAGAACCTCCACTTCCTCTCGCCGCCGCCGGAGCGCGAGCGGACCATGTTCATCGAGGAGGTCGTGGAGAGCGCCGTGCTGCTGGGCGCCGACGGCACCCGACGGACGGTGGACCACGCGTGGTTCGACTTCGGCTACGACTACTCGACGCTCCACGTCACCGACGACCTCGTCCTGGGCGCGACGTTCCGCCTGGAGCCCGCCGACCCGGCCCGGCTCCAGGAGATCGTGGATGCCAACCTGGCGTGGCGCGGCGCGCGGCACCCTCCCCTCGACACCGAGCCCTCGGCCGGGTCCATCTTCAAGAAGATCGACGGCGTCGGCGCGGGGCGGCTGGCGGACTGGTGCGGCCTCAAGGGCACGCGCATCGGCGGGGCGATGGTGACGCAGAAGCACGCCAACATCCTCATCAACGTCGGCCACATGGAGGGGCAGCCCGCCACGGCGCGCGACGTGCGGCACCTGATCGCGTACGTGCAGGAGACCGTCGAGCGCGAGCAGGGCTACCGCCTGAGCACCGAGATCGGCATGATTGGCGACTTCGGCGACCTCGGCGACCTGCCCGAGGCGGGCTGGGAGAACGCGGACGGCTTCGACGACGGCGTGCCTCCCGGCGGCCACCCGGAGGCCCACCGCGACGCCGAGCGGCGGTGACGGCTTGAGTCGGCCCCCGGAGCGGCCGATCTCCCTCTGGTGCCCCTCCCTGCCGACCCGGACCTCGACCTCGACCTGCGCTACGCCGCAGCACGCGGCCAGCTCGTGGCGTCCTTCGAGCCCGTCGTCGCGCTCGCGACCGACGCCGTGGCCGGGTTCGTGGCCCGTGCCACGTGGCACCACCCGGCACGCGGCGTGCTCGGCCCGGAGGTCGTCCGCCCGGTGGCCGAGCGGACCGACCTGGCCGACGACCTCGACCGGTGGCTCATCCAGGCCGCCTGTGATGCCGCCACGGGCTGGGGCGCCGAAGCCCTCGATGCGCTCGGCCTGCTGGTGGTCCCGTGCGCCGCGTCGACCGCGCAGGACCCCGACGTGCCGTTCTTCGCCCGTGCCGTGGCCGACATGGCGGGGCTCCCCCCGGACCACCTCGTGCTGAATTGGCCGCAGGCCGCCCTCTCCCCGGCTCTCGCCGCGGCCCACACCGCGCTCGGCCTCGGCCTTGCGAGCGACGACCTGCCCCCGGCGGTCTCCCTCGATGTGCTGGTGCTGGATGCATCCGCTCGTGCCGCTCGCGTGCCCACGGAGCAGACGGTGCGGCAGGCCGCCCGACGCGGCGTCCGCGTGCTCGCCGAGGGGGTCAGCCCCGACGACATGGCCGAGGCGCTTCAGGACTGGGGCGTCACCTACGCGAGCGGTGGACTTCCGCCGGGGACAGCCGCTGACGCCCGCGCGGCCCTCACGCGACGGACCGCCCAGCCGGCCCGCTGAGACCCTACCCGCCGAGCGCGTCCACCAGCGCCTCGGCCTCGCTGCGGAGCGCGTCGGCGTCTTCGAGCGCGCCCAGCCACTCGACCGGGAGCGCCTCCAGGCCGTGGAGCGCGCCGAGCATCGCGCCGACGCACGCCCCCACCGCCGCCGCGTCGCCCCCGACGTTGACGGCCGCGAGCAGCGTCGACTCGACCAGCTGCGGCGAGCGGGCCACCATGGCGACCGCGAACGGGAACGCCTCGTCGGCCGCCGAGCCGGTGCCCGCACAGAGGTCCTGGAGGTCGAGCGGGTAGTCGTCGAGGTGCTCCGCCACGCGACCGAGGCGGGCGGAGACGCGGTCGTCGGCGCCGAGCAGTTTCTCGCCGTCGAGGGCCGCCGAGCGCGCCGCGGCGAGGATCTCCGGCCCGGAGAGGCTGTCGGGGTCTTTGCCGAGGCACGTCCGGATGGCCGCCACCTGTGCCGCTGCGGCGACGTGGGCAACCGGATGCGGGTCGACCGACTGGAGCAATAGCCCAGCCCAGCGGACGCTCGCGAGGTCCTTCAGGCCCCGCAACCGGGCCTGCACGCCGAGCGGAGCCGCACACGCTGCGCCCGCGCTGCTCGGCGAGTGGACCGGCCCACGGCGCAGCTCGGTGGCGCCGGGAAGCGCCGACAGGAACGCGACGCGCACTTCCTCGGGACTGTCGGGCGCGCCGGTCGTCAGCGCCTCGGTGAGCGCGCGGGCGCGCTGCGTGTCGGCCGTCCACTGGCCCGCGCCGAGGTCCTCGCGCTTCTCGTCGCCGCGGAGGTCCTTGATGCCCTTGTAGTAGGTCCGCACGTTCTGGTGGCTGAGGCCCTCGACGGGCATCCCGAGCGCGTCGCCGAGGGCGGAGCCGAGGAGGGTGGCGACGAGACGGTCGCGGAAGGGAGCAGGCACGAGAGGACCGGGTGAGGAGACGGGCAAGCGCGTCGGGCGCGGGGCAGGCGTGCTATCCTGAGGCCCCCGCCTCCGTTCCCCTGTTTCCTCTGTGGCCTGGCTCACCGGCGCCTGGGCCGTCGTCGCCAACGACGCCCGCCTCGAACTCCGTACGCGTGTCGCCCTGAGCGGCCTGGGGCTGTTCGTGGCCGCGTCGCTGATCCTGGTCCGCGTCGCCCTCGGCAAGGGCGTGCCGACGGTGCCCATCGCGGCGGCGCTGCTGTGGATCGTGGTCGTGTTCGCCGCGGCGGTCGGGCTGGGGCGCGCGTTCGTGGCCGAGGAGGAGCGCGGCACGTCGCTGCTGCTGCAACTCCACCTGCGGCCGAGCCAGGTGTTCGCGGGCAAGCTGGCCTTCAACGCGGCCTTGATGACGGGCGTCGTGCTGCTGGCCGGGCTGGGCTTCCGCATCCTCGTCCCCGTGCCGCTGGGCGCGCCGGGTGTCCTGCTGGCCGCGCTGGTGCTCGGCGCCACCGGCATCGCGTCTGCGACCACCCTGCTGTCGGCGCTGGTCGCGCGGGCGCGAGCCGCGGGCCCGCTCCTGCCCGTGCTGGCGTTCCCGATCCTGGTCCCGATCCTGATCCCGGCCGTGGCCCTGACCGAGCTCGCCTCGGGGAGCCCGTCGGGCGTGTGGGAGGCCGCCCGCGACGACCTGGTGCTGATCGCGTCCTACGCCGGGCTCCTCACCTCCGCGTCGTTCCTGCTGTTCGACTTCGTGTGGCGGGACTGAGCGGCTCGCGCCGGGCCAGAGGATGCCCCGAGCAGCAGCGGGCCTCCCCCTGTTTTCACGGTCCTCGCGGGCACAGCGGCCGGATCATGCACGTTGACGCCCCCACCATGGACCGCGACCTCGCCCTCCCCCGCTACGGCCTCGTGTATCGCCTCTTCGGCGTCGTCGTGGCCGTGTGGCTGACGGTCGTGCTGGTGCTCGGCGTGATGGGGCCGGTGTCCAACCTGCCGATCCTGGAGCACACCGCGCGCAACCTGTATTTCCACGTCCCGATGTGGTTCGTGCTGTACGCGGGCGCCATTGCCGGGGCGTGGCACGCGGGGCGCTACCTCGCGACCGGCCGCACGGTCCACGACGTGCGCTCCGAGGCGGCCTGGATGGTGTCGACGGTGGCGGGCGTGACGGCGCTGGTCACGGGCGTCGTCTGGGCGCGCTTCACGTGGTACCAGGGCACGGGCCTCTGGTGGAGCCCGGAGCCGCGCCAGAACATGGTCGCCGTCCAGCTTCTGATCTCGGGCGCCTACTTCATCCTGCGCGGCTCGCTCGACCGGCCCCGGCAGCGCGCCCGCCTCTCGGCGGTGTATGCGCTCTTCGCGACCGCCTCGATGCCGTTCCTGACCTACGTGCTGCCGCGCCGCATGGCGAGCCTCCACCCCGGCGCCGAGGGGAACCCGGCGTTCAGCGAGATGGACATCGCGTCCGACATGCGGTGGATCTTCTACTCGGCGGCGGTCGGCTTCCTGCTGCTCGGCTGGTGGCTCTACACCCAGCGGGTCCGCGCCAAGGTGGCCGCGCTCCGCGTCGAGGCCCTCGCCGCGCCCGCGCCCGCCGCCGCCCCCGTCGTCACATGATGCTGCTCCAGGCCGACACCACCATCGCCGTCGTCGACGAGTCCGCCCTGCAGGCGACGACGGCCCAGCCGCAGGGCATCGAGCGGGTCATGCTCGCCGACGACAAGCTGCCCGTCGTGCTGGCGGTCGTGCTGATCGTCTGGCTGGGCGTGCTCCTGCTGCTCTTCCGCACCGATCGGCGGCTGGCGCGCATCGAGCGCGACCTGGACGACCGAGCGTGAGATTGGTACGGGGTACACGGTACGAGGTACCCCGCTCACCGTACCCTGTCCCCTCGTACCCCGTCTCCTCCCTGCCATGCGCCTCCCGACCCTCCTCGGCCTCGCCTTCGTCGGCATCTTCGGGTTCTTCGTCGTCAACAGCTTCGGAGACCAGGTCTCCGGCTGGGAGACGTTCGAGGACGCTGCGGAGAGCGGCCGCAAGGCGCACGTCGTCGGGACGTGGGACCGCGAGGCGCCGTCGACCTACGACCCGTCGCGGAACGTCTTCACGTTCGTGATGACCGACACGTCCGGCACGACGCGCCCCGTCATCTACGCCAACCCCAAGCCTGCCAACTTCGAGGACGCCGAGCGCGTGGTCGTGCAGGGCCGGATGACGACGGCCGCCCAGGGCGACGTGTTCGAGGCCGAGCACATCCTGGTCAAGTGCCCGTCGAAGTACAACGATGGCGCCGAGTTCGAGGCGGCCGAGCCGGGCGTGCCCGTCACGCAGACGTCGGCGGGCTCGTGAGCCGTCGCCGACGCCGGTCCTCCGCTCCCTCCTCGTCGGGCACGACCGGCCGACGCCGGAGGCGAAAGCGCTGGACGCTCCCGAAGATCTCGCGGCGGACGTGGATCGGGCTGGGGGTCGGCCTGCTGGCCCTCGGCGCGGTAGGCGAGTTCATGGGCTCGCGCCCCGAGGCCACCGAGGTGGACGCGCCCGTGCCGCCCTGCCCGAGCACGCCCAACTGCGCGCGGCTCCGCGTCGCGGTCGGCGCCACGCCCCTGACCGTCACCGAGGCGGTCCAGAACGTCTTCAACGGCCTCGGCGACTCCGGCCTGGGCGAGCCGACGGCCTACGTCCCAACGCCGGGCGGCGCGCTGGCGTCGTTCTCGGTCGGCCCCTTCGAGGACGACGTAGTGATCGAGGTGGAGCCTGCGCCCCAGGGCTCGATCCTGTGGGTCCGCAGCGCCTCGCGCTCCGGCCGCTCCGACCTCGGCGTCAACGCGCGCCGGGCCGATCGCATCGTGGCCGCGATCGCGTCGTGGCTACCGCCGGAGGCGATGCCGACGGACTGAGCGGTCAGGGTTCTCACGTGTGCCCACGGGTGAACCTTTCGGGGGCGTCATCGTCTCGCCTGCTCGTACTGCCCCCCGCTTCGCCCCGATGTCCGTCCCCTCCCCCCTCGACCTGTCCGGCATGATGGAGCGCATGAAGGCGCTCGGCGCGGGCGACCTCAAGCTGCCCCCGCCCGTGCTGGAGGAGATGGAGGCCGAGATCCGCGACTACCGGCCCGCCGGACCCGACGGCGTCGGCGCGGCGCTGGTGGTGCGGTTCCCGGTGCTGGAGCGCTACCAAAACCCGATGGGGATCATGCAGGGCGGCATGGTGGCCGCAGCGGTCGACAACGTCGTCGGCCCGCTGAGCTACCTCGTCGCGCCGCCCAGCGTGACGGCGCAGCTCACGATGACGTACCTCGCGCCCGTCACCCCCGACCTCGGGCACATCACGGTCGAGGCCACGCTCGTCACCCGCGCTGGCCGCCAGTTGGTGTTCGACGCGACGGTGACCGCGCCCGACGGGACGGCGCTCGCGATGGCCCGGGCGACCCAGACGATCGTGCGGAAGGCGGCCTAGGTGTCCGGCGAGCCTGGGCGCGCGACGGCAGAATCCTGACGGGACGGAGCGCCCGTCGATAGCTTCGGGCTCCTCGCCACGCCGCCATGAGTCCGCTCGACTGGGTCATCGTCCTCGCCGTCCTCGGCCTCACGCTGGGGCTGGCGGCCGTGTTCGCCCGCCGTGCGAGCCGGTCCACCGACGAGTTCTTCGCGGGCGGCCGGTCGATGCCGTGGTGGCTGGCCGGGACGAGCATGGTCGCGACGACGTTCGCCGCCGACACCCCGCTGGCCGTCGCCGAGTTGGTCGCCCAGTCGGGCGTGGCCGGCAACTGGCTCTGGTGGTACGCCGCCCTCGGCGGCATGCTGACGGTGTTCTTCTTCGCGCGCCTCTGGCAGCGGAGCGGCGTGCTGACGGACGTCGAGTTCGTCGAGATGCGGTACGCCGGGCCGCCCGCGGCCTGGCTGCGCGGCGTCAAGGCGGTCTACTTCGGCCTGTTCGCCAACGCCATCGTGATCGGCTGGGTGGTGCTGGCGATGTCGACCGTCTTCCGGGTCCTCTTCCCCGACATGACCGTGTTCGGGCAGACCGAGATGCTCGGCCTCGACGCGCCGACGCTGGCGGTCGGCGGGCTGATGCTGCTCGTGGGCGTCTACTCGCTGATCTCCGGGCTCTGGGGGATCACGGTCACCGACTCGTTCCAGTTCGTGCTCGCCATGACGGGCTCGATCGCGCTGGCGTGGTTCGCCCTCGACCTGCCCGAGGTGGGCGGCATCGCCGGGTTGAAGGCGGCGCTCCCGGCCGAGGCGTTCCGCTTCACGCCTGTGCTCGGCAACCCGGTCGAGGGCGCAGCCACGCTGGCGCTCTCGGGGGTCGCCTTCGCGGCCTACATGGGCGTCCAGTGGTGGGCGAGCTGGTACCCTGGCGCCGAGCCCGGCGGCGGCGGCTACGTCGCCCAGCGGATGCTCTCGACGCGCTCCGAGACCGACTCCGTGCTCGCCGTCCTGTGGTTCGCCATCGCGCACTACTGCCTGCGGCCGTGGCCCTGGATCCTGGTCGGCCTGGCCGCGCTCGTCCTCTACCCCGGCCTGGAGAACCCCGGCGAGGGCTACGTGATGGTGATGCGCGACGCGCTCCCGTCGGGACTGCTCGGCCTGCTGTTCGCCGCCTTCCTGGCGGCCTTCATGTCGACCATCTCGACGCAACTCAACTGGGGCACCAGCTACCTCGTCAACGACCTCTACCGGCGCTTCGCAGTGACCGACCGCGACGAGCGCCACTACGTCCTCGTCTCGCGCATCCTGACGTTCGCGCTCGCCATCAGCGGCTTTCTGGTGGCGACACAGCTCGACTCGGTCTCGGGCGCGTGGGGCCTGCTGCTGGCCGCGTCCGCCGGCATGGGGCTCGTGCTGATCCTGCGCTGGTACTGGTGGCGAATCAACGCCTGGAGCGAGCTCGTGGCGACCGTCGTGCCGCTGCTGCTTGTCCTGATCCAGCTCGTCGCCAACGCGCTCGGGACGACGGGCGCCGACGGCGACACGATCCCGGCGTTCGTGGTCCCCTTCCTGACCTCACCGTTCCCGACCAACCTCTTCGGCATCGCCGCCGTGACGACGGCCTGCTGGCTCCTCGCGACGTTCGTGACCCGACCGACGCCCGGCCCGGTGCTGGACGCGTTCTACCGCCGCGTCCGCCCTGGAGGCCCCGGCTGGCGGCCGGTCGCCGCGCGCAACGCCGACGTGGTGCCCGACGCGGGCATGATGCGCCTCACGGCCATGTGGCTCCTCGGCAGCGCCTCCATCTACGCCGCCTTGTTCGGCGTCGGGTGGACCGTCCTCGGCGAGACGCTCAAGGGGCTCGTGACGCTCGCCATCGCCGCCGCCACCATCGCCTTCCTGGTGCGCTCCCTGCGCGCCCAGGACACGCCGTCGATCAGCGCAGAATGACGACCCGCCCCACGGCCGCCTCGGTGGCCGTGCGGACGCGGACGAGGTAGAGGCCCGCCGCCGCGCCCGTCGCGTCCCAGATCAGCTCCGGGTAGCCGACCGGCAGCGTCTCGCCCTCGGCGATCTGCGCCACGACGCGCCCGCGGAGGTCGGCCACGTCGGCCCAGACGGCGAGGTCGTCCGGCAGGGCCAGCGGGACCGCGATCCGCCCGCGGCCAGGGTTCGGGTAGACGGCGCCGACGCCGAGCGCGGTCGGGCGCACGAGCACGTCGAGGCCGAGCGGGAGCGACACGGTCGGGCGGACCGGGTCGTTGGTGGCGAACACGAGCGGCGCCGAAAGCGCCCCCGGCGGCACGCCCGACGGGTCGAAGGCGACCGTGAGCGCCTGCGACCCACCGCCTGGGATGGTCCCGGCCGACGGCGTCACGGCGTCCACCCAGGCCGGCTGATCGGTGAGGTCGAACCGGAGCGTCCCCTCGCCGTCGTTGGCGAGCACGACCGTCCGCTCGGTCGTCCCGCCCTCGACGACGCGGGCCGCCAGCGTCGGCGACCCGAGGCGAGCGGTGGGCGCGACGACGGCCGTCCCGGACACCGCGAGGAGATCCGGCGTGACGCCGGTGTCGGTCGCGAGGCGGATCGTGACGGGACCCGAGCGCGCCGGACGGACCCTGGCCGCCAGCCGGGCGACGGCGCCAGGCGCGATGGTGACGGGGCCGGGCAGGCTCACCTCCGCCCCCGTCGCCGTGGCGCCCGTCACCGTGACGGGCCCGTCGGTCGTGTTCGTCACCCACACCGGCACAGTCGTGTCGATGCCGACGTACAGTTCGTCGAGCACCGGACGCGGCGCGGTCGCCAGCGCGAAGCCACCCGCGAGCAGCGTCGGGCGGAAGGCCGCCAGCATCGCCTCCGCCCGCACGTCCTGGCCGTCGGTGAAGCCCGTCATGCACCGGTCGTCCGAGTAATCCATGTAGTTGTGGACCGGGTCGAGGCCGGGGTCGGAGGGGCACGAGTCGGGGGCGGGCCGCGGGCACCCCGAGGTGCCGTCGCGCTGCTGGGGCGTGTCGGCGACGCCGTCGTTTGGCGACGTGCAGCCGCCCGAGAACGTGTGGTACAGCCCCGCCCAGTGGCCGACCTCGTGGGTGCCGGTGTGCCCCAGGTTGTACGGCGCCCGCGCCCCGCCCGGCAGCGACTGGTTCAGCAGGACGACGCCCTGGTAGTCGTCCGTCTCGGCCGCCGTCTCCGGGAGCGTCGCCCACCCGAGGTAGTCCAGCCCGAGCGACGCCGTGTACAGGTTCAGCACGCGCGCCGGGTCGAGCGCGAGCGCCTCTTTCATGTCGCGCTCGTTCTCAGACCCCAGCGTCAGCCCGACCGCCCAGTCGGGGTTGTCGACCCGCTCCACCAGCGCCAGCACGAACCGGAGGTCGGTCGCGGCGAAGGCGGCGTTCAGGGTGTCCACCTGCGCCTCGATCCAGGCGTCGGGGACGTCGCCCTGCCCGGCGCCCGGCCCCGACCGGAGGACGTGCACCGCGACGGGCACGGTCACCGACCCGGCCCGACGCCGCTGGCCGAGCGCGGTCGCCATGCGGTACTGCTCCACGATGCGCGCCGTCGAGAACGCCTGCGCGAGAGTCGGCTCCGGCGTGGCGCAGCGGCGGGCGTCCGACAGCCCTCCCTGCGCCGACGCGCCGAGGGCACACAAGAGACCGAGGACCAGGACGAGCGCGAGACGCACGGGCGCAGGGAGACGAGGAGGCCAAGCTACGCGCCACCCCGGCGGCTTCGTGCCCGCGCGCAATCTCGTCGAAGCCGTCCGACACGCCGGAACCGGAGCCCGCCACGATCCATCCCCCTGCCTCACACCTACTGCACGCCATGACTGCCCAGCCCGGCGACGTCGTCTCCGTCCACTACGCCGGCCGTCTCGACGACGGCACCCCGTTCGACTCCTCCGAGGGCCGCGCGCCGCTCTCCTTCACCCTCGGCGCGGGCCAGGTCGTCGCAGGCTTCGACGAGGCCGTGACCGGCATGTCGATCGACGAGCAGAAGACGGTCCGCATGGAGCCCGAGGCGGCCTACGGCGCCCGCCGGGACGACCTCGTGCTGACGGTCCCCACGGACGCGTTCCCCGGCGATGCGCCGCCGCCGGTGGGCCAGGGCGTCCGCCTCGGGATGCAGGGCGGCGGGTCCATCGAGGCCCAGGTGGTGGACGTGTCCGACGAGGGCATCACGCTCGACGCCAACCACCCGCTCGCCGGGCAGGCGCTCACGTTCGACCTGACGCTGGTGGACGTGGCGCGGTGACGGCCCCCGGGCTCCATGTTGGTGAGCCCGACCCCATCGCGAGCACGACCTCCCTGCTCTGAACCACCGCAACGCTCCCTCTGGGGCTGGCCGAGCCTAGAAGGCTGGCGCCGGAGGTCGGGGTGGGTCTACGGCATCTCGGCACGCGCGCGCTGGACCCTGTCTGTCAAGCGGTCCAGCGCATTGAACGGGAACGGCTCGCGCCAGTGGGACCGGTACCCTTCTGCCCGCACTCGACTCGCCAGCTCCTGAAGCCCGCGCCAGAATGGGAGCACGATCTCGAGCGGAGCGCCCCACGTCTCCGCTCGGACCTCGGCTTCGCTCCTGGTGCGGCGACCCGACGGGTAGCTGATGACCCGAAACGAGACGGCGGAGGAGTCCGATGACTGGAACCGCCAGTCATGCTCGGAGGGCTCCTCGCAGATCCGCGCGACGTACTCGCCCGGGTCGCCCAGAACACCCGAGAGAGCAGCGACGAGCTCGCTGACGAAATCGTACGGGATGTACGACACGTCGAACCGGAGTTCTTGGCCCTCTACTTCGAGGACGGTCGGCAACCAGCCGCGGTGTGCCTTCCCGAATCGGAGCTTCATGACGAAGGCGCTTGGCCAACCGCTGAGTGAGCAGAGAGCGCCCTCGCCCCACGGTCAGCGGGCAGCGGCGGGTCAGGAGTCATGCCGCAGCACGCCGAGTTGGGGGTCCTCGCTCCTCCAGAACGCATCAACGGTGCCCTCGAAATCGAACTGAATCTGGAGAAGACCAGCTCCATCAGGCTTCATGTAGTCCCACCCCCAGAGGTGCCGTCGCTGTCCGTCGTAATCGTGTGACCACAGGTCGTGCCCGAGACCTCTAAGTTCCTCGACGATGCGCTGGGCCTGCTGCCAATAGGTGTTCCAGTCATACTGATGTTCCGAGAGCCTCGATGTCAGCGCTTGCTCTAGTTCCCTCAGCCGCGAGCCTCTCTCGGTCTCAGGAAGGCTCTCGATGATCTGTCTGCTGAACTTGGGGTCTACCGGCATTCCAGTCCACGACGCGTAACAAGTTTGCCGCTTAGCCTCCGGGGCTGGCGGTGCGGCGGTTGGACGAGCGAAAGTAGGCGCTGACGTTCGGACGAACCAAGAACGCTGGCGCCCCCGGTCGGCCTACAGCGGTGGGTTCTGCGGCCGTCCTGGTTCAGATCACCAGCTGGATCAGCACCCCGATCCCCGCGCCGAGCAGCGCGAACGACACGAAGAGTAGGAGTCGGGCCGTCTGTGTCCGTCCCTTCCCCGCCTCCAAACCCTCGACCAGTTTGTCCTGCCCGAACAATGCCAGTGAGGCCGAGAGTGCGAAGGCAGCGACGACTGCCCCGGACTTGAAGGTCGATTCGACGTAGCCCGCTTGGAGCAAGATGAGGACGCCGCCCGCGGCTGCCACGGCGAGCGTAGCGATCTGCTTGAACTGCTCGAACCGAAGCTGGTAGGTCAGACCGGACGGAACGTTGGGCTCTGAGGGCATCGGTTCCACACCGTTCGGCTCCGGCTCAACGAGATCGGGAAGTGGTTGCTCTTCCAAAACGTTTGGGGCTATCGCGTAGGCCGCAGAACAGGGGGCCGCTCAGCCGCCCAAAGCTGACGACTGGCGGTTGGAAAGAAGCACAGGATACGCCGACGCTCGGATGAGCCGAGAACGCTCACGCTTTGGGTCGGCCTGCAGCGGCGGGTTCTACC
This Rubrivirga sp. SAORIC476 DNA region includes the following protein-coding sequences:
- a CDS encoding peptidylprolyl isomerase, with product MTAQPGDVVSVHYAGRLDDGTPFDSSEGRAPLSFTLGAGQVVAGFDEAVTGMSIDEQKTVRMEPEAAYGARRDDLVLTVPTDAFPGDAPPPVGQGVRLGMQGGGSIEAQVVDVSDEGITLDANHPLAGQALTFDLTLVDVAR
- a CDS encoding sodium:solute symporter family protein; the encoded protein is MSPLDWVIVLAVLGLTLGLAAVFARRASRSTDEFFAGGRSMPWWLAGTSMVATTFAADTPLAVAELVAQSGVAGNWLWWYAALGGMLTVFFFARLWQRSGVLTDVEFVEMRYAGPPAAWLRGVKAVYFGLFANAIVIGWVVLAMSTVFRVLFPDMTVFGQTEMLGLDAPTLAVGGLMLLVGVYSLISGLWGITVTDSFQFVLAMTGSIALAWFALDLPEVGGIAGLKAALPAEAFRFTPVLGNPVEGAATLALSGVAFAAYMGVQWWASWYPGAEPGGGGYVAQRMLSTRSETDSVLAVLWFAIAHYCLRPWPWILVGLAALVLYPGLENPGEGYVMVMRDALPSGLLGLLFAAFLAAFMSTISTQLNWGTSYLVNDLYRRFAVTDRDERHYVLVSRILTFALAISGFLVATQLDSVSGAWGLLLAASAGMGLVLILRWYWWRINAWSELVATVVPLLLVLIQLVANALGTTGADGDTIPAFVVPFLTSPFPTNLFGIAAVTTACWLLATFVTRPTPGPVLDAFYRRVRPGGPGWRPVAARNADVVPDAGMMRLTAMWLLGSASIYAALFGVGWTVLGETLKGLVTLAIAAATIAFLVRSLRAQDTPSISAE
- a CDS encoding PaaI family thioesterase; the encoded protein is MSVPSPLDLSGMMERMKALGAGDLKLPPPVLEEMEAEIRDYRPAGPDGVGAALVVRFPVLERYQNPMGIMQGGMVAAAVDNVVGPLSYLVAPPSVTAQLTMTYLAPVTPDLGHITVEATLVTRAGRQLVFDATVTAPDGTALAMARATQTIVRKAA
- a CDS encoding M43 family zinc metalloprotease; translated protein: MRLALVLVLGLLCALGASAQGGLSDARRCATPEPTLAQAFSTARIVEQYRMATALGQRRRAGSVTVPVAVHVLRSGPGAGQGDVPDAWIEAQVDTLNAAFAATDLRFVLALVERVDNPDWAVGLTLGSENERDMKEALALDPARVLNLYTASLGLDYLGWATLPETAAETDDYQGVVLLNQSLPGGARAPYNLGHTGTHEVGHWAGLYHTFSGGCTSPNDGVADTPQQRDGTSGCPRPAPDSCPSDPGLDPVHNYMDYSDDRCMTGFTDGQDVRAEAMLAAFRPTLLAGGFALATAPRPVLDELYVGIDTTVPVWVTNTTDGPVTVTGATATGAEVSLPGPVTIAPGAVARLAARVRPARSGPVTIRLATDTGVTPDLLAVSGTAVVAPTARLGSPTLAARVVEGGTTERTVVLANDGEGTLRFDLTDQPAWVDAVTPSAGTIPGGGSQALTVAFDPSGVPPGALSAPLVFATNDPVRPTVSLPLGLDVLVRPTALGVGAVYPNPGRGRIAVPLALPDDLAVWADVADLRGRVVAQIAEGETLPVGYPELIWDATGAAAGLYLVRVRTATEAAVGRVVILR
- a CDS encoding DUF1499 domain-containing protein yields the protein MSRRRRRSSAPSSSGTTGRRRRRKRWTLPKISRRTWIGLGVGLLALGAVGEFMGSRPEATEVDAPVPPCPSTPNCARLRVAVGATPLTVTEAVQNVFNGLGDSGLGEPTAYVPTPGGALASFSVGPFEDDVVIEVEPAPQGSILWVRSASRSGRSDLGVNARRADRIVAAIASWLPPEAMPTD